One stretch of Miscanthus floridulus cultivar M001 chromosome 18, ASM1932011v1, whole genome shotgun sequence DNA includes these proteins:
- the LOC136524034 gene encoding uncharacterized protein: protein MYFDGALNINGAGAGILFITPTKDKLQYVLRIHFSASNNAAEYEACLHGLRIAVELGVKRLMVYGDSALVINQLNKDWSRSSEKMDAYCAEIRKIEGKFYGIEYHHVLRDQNQPADQLSKIGSSRATAPPGVFVQDLLAPSIKEDKEVVEIPPAEQLVLTVPSPVDDWREQFIKYISSDETPADKIESERLIHRSKHYVLVDGILMRKSAKEGILQKCIIKDEGMKLLSEIHSGSCGNHAASRTLVGKAFRAGFYWPTAIADAEDLVQ, encoded by the coding sequence atgtacttcgacggcgcccttaacatcaatggtgctggtgcgggcattctgttcatcacaccgacaaaggaCAAACTCCAATATGTTCTCCGCATTCatttttcggcctccaacaacgccgcagagtacgaagcatgtctccatggtctccgcatagccgtcgagctcggtgtcaaacgtctcatggtatacggggattcggcgctggttatcaaccaactcaataaggattGGTCCCGTTCTAGTGAAAAAATGGACGCATACTGTGCCGAAATTAGAAaaattgaagggaaattctatggtatcgagtaccaccacgtgctacgggatcaaaaccagccagccgaccagctatcaaagataggatcttctcgagcCACGGCTCCGCCAGGAGTTTTCGTCCAAGACCTCTTGGcaccatctataaaagaggataaggaagttgtagaaatACCCccagccgagcagttggtactcacggtgccttcgccggtcgatgattggagggaacagttcatcaaatacatctcCAGCGACGAAAcacccgccgacaaaatcgaaTCCGAACGACTAATTCAccgaagtaagcattacgtgctggtagacggtatcctgatgaggaaaagtgccaaggaaggcatACTGCAAAAGTGCATCATCAAAGACGAGGGCATGAAGTTACTTTCCGAAATCCACTCaggttcctgtggcaaccacgcggcttcaagaacactggtcggcaaagctttccgggcaggtttttactggcccacggctattgccgatgcagaagatctcgttcAATGA